A single window of Treponema denticola ATCC 35405 DNA harbors:
- a CDS encoding pallilysin-related adhesin, whose protein sequence is MFKQIMYAISALIILIVLSFLIYLKFIRSNTKGEEKIVTQTIIPIVSSQIDNENKKTENYSANTETRIFLELSNDETFVDAISDDLNEDGVEDQIIAVKKLLDPFLYLIISIQNPITQKWERVEEIRTTITQPKSLTFYIMNLTQDPKSLIYSGMTSDNRQALSIHTIKKDKGGNVELAQIADLHADMQIQIKEIETQDEVPVSLSSYRIYTYDSDPAAPNTLNQIETEYTWNVKTKKYEEGLKKTIPGEKIEIQLLRKLQSGNMESFIDFLSGLWFQEEGNKETGRSVYFDKNDSHIIFNLDNVEEIYEIKTTLPRRYGLFFTTNNKSIPNIIRRVEIEIKGLDEIQVRVIEDVLRIKFGTASLWNGKYKKNTNLLLNNTNEKESNAEKAKRILSKSSNRWKSANNVFLDLLGNSYTLQQSEDIEKGYFNILEINEKIIMQMKSEKNTTKFYLLEISEKKNMQRMVLTKIKLSINDAIPTGDEPIVFERE, encoded by the coding sequence ATGTTCAAACAGATAATGTATGCTATCTCGGCTCTTATTATTTTGATTGTGTTAAGCTTTTTAATTTATTTAAAGTTTATACGGTCAAATACAAAAGGTGAAGAAAAAATTGTTACACAAACAATAATTCCCATAGTTTCTTCACAAATCGATAATGAAAATAAAAAAACCGAAAATTATTCCGCGAATACTGAAACAAGAATATTCTTGGAATTATCCAATGATGAAACCTTTGTTGATGCTATTTCGGATGATTTAAATGAAGACGGTGTAGAAGACCAAATTATTGCCGTAAAAAAACTATTGGATCCTTTTTTATACCTGATCATTTCAATTCAAAATCCGATAACTCAAAAATGGGAGAGGGTTGAAGAAATAAGAACAACGATCACACAACCTAAGTCTCTTACATTCTACATTATGAATTTGACGCAAGATCCCAAATCCCTTATTTATTCCGGAATGACATCGGATAACAGGCAGGCCTTATCCATACATACTATCAAAAAGGACAAAGGCGGAAATGTTGAGCTTGCCCAAATAGCCGACTTACATGCGGATATGCAGATTCAGATCAAAGAAATTGAAACTCAAGACGAAGTCCCTGTTAGCCTATCTTCATATCGTATATACACTTACGACTCCGACCCGGCGGCCCCCAACACTCTAAACCAAATTGAGACCGAATATACATGGAATGTGAAGACAAAAAAATATGAAGAAGGTTTAAAAAAGACAATTCCGGGTGAAAAAATAGAAATTCAGCTTTTAAGAAAACTTCAAAGCGGAAATATGGAATCCTTTATAGATTTTTTGTCCGGATTATGGTTTCAAGAAGAAGGGAATAAAGAAACAGGCAGAAGTGTTTATTTTGATAAAAACGACAGTCATATTATTTTTAATTTAGACAATGTTGAAGAAATCTATGAAATAAAAACAACCTTGCCTCGAAGGTACGGTTTATTTTTTACAACAAACAATAAGTCGATTCCGAATATAATAAGAAGAGTCGAAATTGAAATTAAGGGACTTGATGAAATACAGGTGCGTGTAATAGAAGACGTTTTAAGAATTAAATTCGGAACCGCATCTCTTTGGAACGGAAAGTATAAAAAAAATACAAATTTACTTTTAAATAACACAAACGAAAAAGAAAGCAATGCGGAAAAAGCAAAAAGAATTTTATCAAAATCTTCAAATCGGTGGAAATCGGCAAATAACGTTTTTTTAGACCTTTTAGGAAATTCTTATACACTTCAACAATCTGAAGATATTGAAAAAGGTTATTTTAACATATTGGAAATAAACGAAAAAATCATAATGCAAATGAAATCCGAAAAAAACACAACTAAATTTTATCTGCTTGAAATAAGTGAAAAGAAAAATATGCAGCGGATGGTTTTAACAAAAATTAAGTTGAGTATAAATGATGCAATACCTACAGGTGATGAACCCATTGTCTTTGAAAGAGAATGA
- a CDS encoding vWA domain-containing protein, producing the protein MKIKKVIFIFLLLAGVLFNLNAGERTMPVDMIIMIDKSLSMEDPGKFESLKRWVLDELIDQIIITGDWISIYQFYESPEHLISIEIKSKEDTNKIIKTVNKISPNGRFTDVGRALDKIQEAVNQRGENGRYKVLFMLTDLEQDAPITSKYSGKQKKFSSPYLVESRIIKHDNWYEITVDMGLDERVVKTSKALFSDIIKNNDKERVQSDENTALIKKDNP; encoded by the coding sequence ATGAAAATTAAAAAGGTTATTTTTATATTTTTGCTTTTAGCGGGAGTTTTATTTAATTTAAATGCAGGCGAAAGAACAATGCCTGTTGACATGATTATTATGATTGACAAGTCATTATCCATGGAGGATCCGGGAAAATTTGAGAGCTTAAAACGATGGGTTCTTGATGAATTGATAGACCAAATTATCATCACCGGCGATTGGATAAGCATTTATCAGTTTTATGAAAGTCCCGAACATTTGATTTCAATTGAAATAAAAAGCAAAGAAGACACCAACAAGATAATCAAAACGGTAAATAAAATAAGCCCGAACGGAAGGTTTACCGATGTAGGAAGAGCTCTGGATAAAATACAGGAAGCCGTAAACCAAAGAGGCGAAAACGGAAGGTATAAGGTTCTTTTTATGTTGACGGATCTGGAACAAGATGCTCCTATAACCTCAAAATACAGCGGTAAACAAAAAAAGTTTTCAAGTCCTTATTTAGTTGAGTCAAGAATTATAAAACACGATAATTGGTATGAAATTACTGTTGATATGGGACTTGATGAGAGGGTTGTAAAAACAAGCAAGGCCCTTTTTTCAGATATAATAAAAAATAACGATAAAGAGAGGGTTCAATCCGACGAAAATACAGCCTTAATCAAAAAAGATAATCCGTAA
- the cfpA gene encoding cytoplasmic filament protein CfpA, with protein sequence MANLDLPQSPNVFHPEKPSAVGSRNSLAQDYRDQQKEVNQLIEEETNKVLHHLTTKLPKEVLERLDVMGGVKEKLYNYFNQNYQNMFNRYMVTAEDEMLKKVRGFIDREEMKVLDRYTPKEIATLLDAVGGADKFNTGEIEKSIVNMYGHLQGHVQRGVNDLETLTNSLLRQKTDVGAFVRGENAYSIVKCAFKDNLYKPKTVTDVKLSVNILDTELISPIFQYQSTVEYLIKDLLSNHYMDVIDKEIEKIKDKRIDQGLDELSDGEIIFAKIDKVDGITDDDVENPKSKRYDVVSKKLMERINNLRAEIDPETFDQLNIRENIKKIIDLENIRNRGFNTAINSITSILDTSKMGYQYIENLKNARELILREYDDTDIANLPDERYQIRLKYYDNAQLLAERQAYEVMMSSFETEIQHLWDVVRTTYDKSKFMTKITDFNDLAANYRKFIKRKYKDPSGEPVYEDTAKVWDEISFVKAPETEVEKMNRTYVYEKDKLRKKLIIMRKRMKDLYDYQYPIERRVIEDRLSFIEAEFNKFDYLINPFHIQPGLLLDIDITSIKRKKATLDGMANVLNEFLHGVSKGFADAAFASFSRRRSTVRADIAQSFAAAEDDDPKASGAAGRSQFIDMLNSTPAIAAPAAESVSSPAKRRGPKKSASKARKTGSVDAGRGRRKAKSGIKEI encoded by the coding sequence ATGGCAAATTTAGATCTACCACAGAGCCCGAATGTATTCCATCCCGAGAAGCCCAGCGCTGTCGGTTCGAGAAACTCATTGGCTCAAGACTATCGAGATCAGCAGAAAGAAGTTAATCAGCTGATTGAAGAAGAAACAAATAAAGTGTTACACCACTTGACCACAAAGCTTCCCAAAGAAGTCCTTGAAAGATTGGACGTAATGGGCGGCGTTAAGGAAAAGCTGTATAACTACTTTAACCAGAACTACCAGAACATGTTCAACCGATACATGGTAACGGCTGAAGATGAAATGCTCAAAAAGGTTCGAGGATTTATCGATCGGGAAGAAATGAAGGTTTTAGACCGCTATACTCCGAAAGAAATCGCTACCCTTCTTGATGCAGTTGGCGGTGCTGACAAGTTTAACACAGGCGAAATCGAAAAATCGATTGTAAACATGTACGGTCACTTACAGGGTCACGTACAGCGCGGTGTTAATGATTTGGAAACCTTAACAAACTCATTGTTAAGGCAGAAGACGGACGTAGGTGCCTTCGTTCGAGGTGAAAACGCATACTCAATCGTAAAGTGTGCATTTAAAGACAACCTCTACAAACCAAAGACTGTAACCGATGTTAAGCTTTCCGTAAACATTCTTGATACGGAACTTATCAGCCCGATCTTCCAATATCAATCAACAGTCGAATATCTTATCAAAGACCTCTTGTCAAATCACTATATGGATGTAATTGACAAGGAAATTGAGAAGATAAAGGACAAGAGAATTGATCAGGGATTGGATGAATTGTCTGACGGCGAAATCATTTTCGCAAAAATCGATAAGGTAGATGGTATTACTGATGATGATGTTGAGAATCCCAAGAGCAAGAGATACGATGTAGTATCAAAGAAACTCATGGAAAGAATCAATAACTTAAGAGCTGAAATCGATCCTGAGACCTTTGATCAGCTTAATATCAGAGAAAACATTAAAAAGATCATCGACCTTGAAAACATCAGAAACCGCGGATTTAATACGGCTATCAACTCGATTACCTCAATCCTTGATACCTCAAAGATGGGATATCAGTATATCGAAAACTTAAAGAATGCCCGTGAGCTTATCTTGCGAGAATATGATGACACCGATATCGCCAACCTTCCTGATGAAAGGTATCAAATCCGCCTCAAGTATTATGACAATGCTCAGTTGCTCGCAGAGCGACAGGCTTATGAAGTAATGATGAGCTCTTTCGAAACTGAAATTCAGCACTTGTGGGATGTAGTACGCACTACATACGACAAATCCAAGTTTATGACCAAAATCACAGACTTTAACGATTTGGCTGCAAATTACAGGAAATTCATCAAACGAAAGTACAAGGATCCGTCCGGTGAGCCCGTATACGAAGATACCGCTAAGGTTTGGGATGAAATCTCCTTTGTTAAAGCTCCGGAAACTGAAGTTGAAAAGATGAACAGAACCTATGTCTACGAAAAAGACAAGCTCCGCAAGAAGCTTATTATCATGCGCAAGAGAATGAAGGATTTGTATGATTATCAATATCCTATCGAAAGACGCGTTATCGAAGACAGACTTTCGTTTATAGAAGCAGAATTCAACAAATTCGATTATTTAATCAACCCCTTCCATATCCAACCCGGTCTCTTGCTTGATATCGATATTACATCTATCAAGAGAAAGAAGGCTACATTGGACGGAATGGCCAACGTGCTCAACGAATTCTTGCACGGTGTATCAAAGGGCTTTGCCGACGCAGCATTTGCTTCGTTCAGCCGCCGACGATCCACAGTTCGTGCCGACATTGCACAGAGCTTTGCTGCTGCCGAAGATGATGATCCCAAAGCCAGTGGAGCTGCAGGCCGCTCTCAGTTTATCGATATGCTGAACAGCACTCCCGCCATTGCAGCTCCTGCAGCCGAGTCTGTAAGCTCTCCGGCTAAACGCAGAGGACCCAAAAAGAGTGCCTCTAAGGCAAGAAAGACAGGCTCTGTTGATGCAGGACGAGGCCGACGAAAGGCTAAGTCAGGAATTAAAGAAATTTAA